The following are encoded in a window of Lactobacillus acidophilus genomic DNA:
- a CDS encoding serine hydrolase domain-containing protein: MINYNKTQHLIESMVFERVVPGVNYAFIKNKQIFTSTTGFASIYPEVTQLSPFAEYDLASLTKVLATENVLLKLYDQGELNFTEPLKEFIPTFKDPKVRLYHLLTHTSGIRGWIPHRDELSHDELLNALINLPVTDEFEHKMRYADTNFILLGLVIKSIFGASVQEVATKEIFDQMPLINTTFTPNKSECVPTAIINDQVLQGIPHDPKARQLGLDCGSAGLFSNMRDLITFSQGYLGLKRNVLPYSQDTVSELFDDKTPKGVKPRSWGWDIRFDPKYHYPIILHTGFTGTLIILDRLKKSGLILLTNRVHPTGHNTIFLAMREKIIRSFLNENSKI, from the coding sequence ATGATTAATTACAACAAAACACAACATTTGATTGAATCAATGGTTTTTGAACGTGTAGTCCCTGGTGTTAACTACGCTTTTATTAAAAATAAACAAATCTTCACTTCAACTACTGGCTTTGCAAGTATCTATCCCGAAGTTACCCAACTTAGTCCTTTTGCAGAATATGATTTAGCTAGTTTAACCAAAGTTTTAGCAACAGAGAATGTACTACTAAAGCTCTATGATCAAGGTGAACTTAACTTTACAGAACCACTAAAGGAATTTATCCCTACATTTAAAGACCCAAAAGTAAGATTATATCATCTGTTAACTCATACAAGCGGTATTAGAGGCTGGATCCCTCATCGTGATGAGTTAAGCCATGATGAATTATTAAATGCGTTAATCAACTTGCCAGTTACTGATGAGTTTGAGCATAAAATGCGTTACGCAGATACTAATTTTATCCTTTTAGGCTTGGTAATTAAAAGCATCTTTGGTGCCTCTGTTCAAGAAGTGGCTACCAAAGAGATCTTTGACCAAATGCCTTTAATCAATACTACATTCACACCGAATAAAAGCGAATGTGTTCCAACCGCAATCATTAACGATCAAGTATTACAAGGTATTCCCCATGATCCTAAAGCTAGACAACTAGGTTTAGATTGTGGGTCAGCCGGTCTATTTTCAAATATGCGCGATTTAATTACTTTTAGTCAAGGCTATCTAGGTCTAAAAAGAAATGTCCTTCCTTACAGTCAAGACACTGTTAGCGAATTGTTCGATGATAAAACACCTAAAGGCGTAAAACCACGTTCCTGGGGCTGGGATATTCGCTTTGATCCTAAATATCATTATCCTATTATTCTGCATACCGGCTTTACAGGTACTCTAATAATTTTGGATCGACTAAAAAAATCCGGCTTAATCCTATTAACTAATAGAGTCCATCCTACTGGCCACAACACTATTTTCTTGGCTATGCGCGAAAAAATTATTCGTAGCTTTTTAAATGAAAATTCTAAAATATAA
- a CDS encoding MerR family transcriptional regulator, producing the protein MSKEYLTLKEAMSYMGFTTYDSLRKVIKLGLPVIKFGNSKRISKTAIDDFMQSHTAVVHPTKELVNND; encoded by the coding sequence ATGAGTAAAGAATATTTAACTTTAAAAGAGGCTATGTCATACATGGGATTCACCACGTACGACAGTTTAAGAAAAGTTATTAAGCTAGGATTACCTGTAATTAAGTTCGGTAACTCTAAGCGCATTAGCAAAACCGCTATTGATGATTTCATGCAATCCCACACGGCGGTAGTGCATCCCACAAAGGAGTTGGTAAACAATGACTAA
- a CDS encoding thymidine kinase, with product MAQLFFRYGAMSSGKTIEILKVAHNYEAQGRKIALMTSGLDNRSGVGTVASRIGIHRKAIPITEEMDLFEYIKEMNNHDLADGDGKLACVLIDEAQFLKRHHVLECAKIVDEFNIPVMTFGLKNDFQNHLFEGSENLLIFADKIEEMKTICHYCGHKATMNLRINNGKPVYEGEQVQIGGDESYYPVCRYHYFHPNVVR from the coding sequence GTGGCGCAATTATTTTTTCGTTACGGTGCAATGAGTAGTGGTAAGACGATCGAAATCTTAAAAGTGGCGCATAATTATGAGGCTCAAGGTCGCAAGATTGCTTTAATGACAAGCGGGCTTGATAATCGTAGTGGCGTAGGAACAGTTGCTTCAAGAATAGGAATTCATCGTAAAGCAATCCCAATTACAGAAGAAATGGATTTGTTTGAATATATTAAAGAGATGAACAACCATGATTTAGCAGATGGTGATGGTAAGTTGGCTTGCGTTTTAATTGATGAAGCGCAATTTTTAAAGCGGCATCATGTTTTAGAATGCGCTAAAATTGTTGATGAATTCAATATACCTGTGATGACGTTTGGTTTGAAAAACGATTTTCAAAATCATCTATTTGAAGGTAGCGAGAACTTGTTGATTTTTGCTGATAAAATAGAAGAGATGAAAACCATTTGTCATTATTGTGGCCATAAGGCAACAATGAATTTAAGAATAAATAATGGCAAGCCTGTATACGAAGGTGAACAAGTACAAATCGGTGGAGATGAAAGTTACTACCCAGTTTGTCGTTATCACTACTTTCACCCCAATGTTGTGAGATAG
- a CDS encoding VanZ family protein, producing MLFFGPLYSFLAKQYATNINHFALVKLTLLALDKTVFYFLIFAVIRLIWLLFVRRRRSIKSEAGVWIFAFYLILILMLTTFRDTYFPWQPNLNFSRPLSDVNLIFMKETWKMIYAPSRLDFFYNSFGNVLCFVPFGILFPIVFSKKESFLKTTISGMFLSIGIETLQFLLMTGVSDIDDVFFNTCGAILGYLIYILFKKR from the coding sequence ATGCTGTTTTTTGGCCCGCTGTATAGTTTCTTGGCAAAACAATATGCGACAAATATCAATCATTTTGCATTAGTTAAGCTAACCTTGCTCGCTTTAGATAAAACTGTTTTTTATTTTTTGATTTTTGCTGTTATACGTTTAATATGGTTGCTGTTTGTGCGTCGAAGAAGATCAATAAAATCAGAAGCCGGTGTCTGGATTTTTGCATTTTATTTGATTTTGATTTTGATGTTAACAACATTTAGGGATACGTATTTTCCTTGGCAACCTAACTTAAATTTTAGCAGGCCACTTAGTGACGTTAACTTAATTTTTATGAAAGAAACTTGGAAAATGATTTATGCACCTAGTCGGTTAGATTTCTTTTATAATTCCTTTGGTAACGTACTTTGTTTTGTACCTTTTGGAATATTATTTCCAATTGTATTTTCGAAAAAAGAATCTTTTTTAAAAACTACAATTTCAGGTATGTTTCTGTCAATAGGTATTGAAACGCTACAGTTTTTATTAATGACAGGTGTTAGTGATATTGATGACGTGTTTTTTAACACTTGTGGCGCTATTTTAGGCTATTTAATATATATTCTTTTCAAAAAAAGGTGA
- a CDS encoding DNA-packaging protein encodes MQSSKPYLNRKEIAKYFGVADSTITYWASLGMPVANIDGRKLYGKASITAWLASHEMPSQKQNKKPVTMGVVKD; translated from the coding sequence ATGCAATCAAGCAAGCCTTACTTAAACCGCAAAGAAATTGCCAAATATTTTGGCGTTGCCGATTCAACTATTACATACTGGGCTTCTTTAGGAATGCCGGTGGCTAATATTGACGGTCGCAAACTCTATGGAAAAGCAAGTATAACAGCGTGGCTTGCGTCCCATGAGATGCCGTCCCAAAAGCAAAATAAAAAGCCCGTAACTATGGGCGTAGTTAAGGACTAA
- the prfA gene encoding peptide chain release factor 1, with amino-acid sequence MDKVMAQLESLVAHYEELQEMMADPEVINDTKRYMEISKEEADLREVVQKYKKYKENKKEIEDNKEIISNETDSDLIEMAKEENAELEKEIPELEDQIKILMLPKDPNDDKDIIMEIRGAAGGDEASLFAGDLLRMYEKYAERQNWNVSMIDSEPTEVGGYKRVAIMITGDKVYSKLKYENGAHRVQRIPVTESQGRVHTSTATVAVMPEYEQVDIDIDPKDIRVDVYRSSGAGGQHINKTSSAVRMTHLPTGIVVAMQDQRSQQQNREKAMQILKSRVYDYYESQNQAQYDAKRKNAVGTGDRSERIRTYNYPQNRVTDHRIGLTLNKLDRVMNGELDEIIDALILYNQTKQLEELADNA; translated from the coding sequence ATGGATAAAGTTATGGCTCAATTAGAGAGCTTAGTAGCCCACTATGAAGAACTTCAAGAAATGATGGCGGATCCTGAAGTCATTAATGATACTAAACGCTACATGGAAATTTCTAAAGAAGAAGCTGATTTGCGCGAAGTTGTACAAAAGTACAAGAAATATAAAGAAAATAAAAAAGAAATTGAAGATAATAAAGAAATTATTTCTAATGAAACAGATTCTGATTTAATTGAAATGGCTAAAGAAGAAAATGCTGAATTAGAAAAAGAAATTCCCGAACTTGAAGATCAAATCAAGATTTTAATGCTGCCAAAAGACCCTAATGATGATAAAGATATTATTATGGAAATTCGTGGAGCAGCTGGTGGGGATGAAGCATCATTATTCGCTGGTGATTTGCTTAGAATGTATGAAAAATATGCTGAACGTCAAAATTGGAATGTTTCAATGATCGATTCAGAACCAACTGAAGTTGGTGGTTATAAGCGTGTTGCGATTATGATTACTGGTGATAAGGTTTATTCAAAATTAAAGTATGAAAATGGGGCTCACCGTGTTCAACGTATTCCAGTAACTGAATCTCAAGGTCGTGTTCATACTTCAACTGCAACCGTAGCAGTTATGCCAGAATATGAACAAGTAGATATTGATATTGATCCAAAAGATATTCGTGTTGATGTTTATCGTTCAAGTGGTGCCGGTGGTCAGCACATTAACAAGACTTCAAGTGCCGTTCGTATGACTCACCTTCCAACCGGTATTGTAGTAGCAATGCAGGATCAACGTAGTCAACAGCAAAACCGTGAAAAAGCGATGCAAATTTTGAAATCTCGTGTTTATGACTACTATGAAAGTCAAAATCAAGCTCAATATGATGCTAAGCGTAAGAATGCTGTTGGTACTGGTGACCGTTCAGAAAGAATTAGAACATATAATTACCCACAAAACAGAGTCACTGATCACCGTATTGGTTTAACTCTTAATAAACTTGACCGTGTAATGAATGGTGAATTAGATGAAATTATTGATGCATT
- a CDS encoding MFS transporter — MKENTKNILAVLSAAFMSFVGILTETSLNVTFPTMMKEFNVTLDTIQWTTTGYLLAIAIIMICSSYLNERFTAKQLFVVACIGFMVGSVISAIAPNFPILLLGRLISALGAGLSTPLMFNLVTEIMPRAKWGAYMGIAGLVVAMAPTLGPAFGGIVTFYLNWRYIFVFVTIFAVIVFFAGLTVIGKYHEQSKNSFDWLSFIVLAVSFMTLTIGVNQIGNGIANPLLWILLVVTVVLIGGFVKLSKWSSKKLLNLGVFKQKAFIYGALAYFLLQFNNIGISFVLPNYIQIVGKQSSLIGGLILLPGSIIAGLLNPYFGSLYDKKGARLPLYTGGFLMAISCLLFAIFGLNLTSMLIIVFYGIMMLGHRMAFSNTMAEALKVEKGTLRADATAVCQTSQQLAGSVGTTILASIMSIWQKRANIPYTLATAEGSRAAFWFTLLISLIILFSYWKMFKVEKSKTVK, encoded by the coding sequence ATGAAAGAGAATACTAAAAATATATTAGCAGTTTTATCTGCTGCATTTATGTCTTTTGTGGGGATACTAACTGAAACGAGCCTAAATGTAACTTTTCCAACAATGATGAAAGAATTTAATGTAACGTTAGATACAATACAGTGGACTACCACAGGGTATTTATTGGCGATTGCAATTATTATGATTTGTTCGTCCTATTTAAATGAACGCTTTACAGCTAAGCAATTGTTTGTCGTAGCATGTATTGGATTTATGGTAGGTAGTGTGATAAGTGCAATTGCACCGAACTTTCCCATTTTACTTTTAGGTAGATTGATTTCAGCTTTAGGTGCAGGTCTTAGTACACCATTAATGTTTAACCTAGTGACTGAAATTATGCCACGTGCTAAGTGGGGAGCATATATGGGAATTGCTGGGTTAGTTGTAGCTATGGCACCAACTTTAGGACCAGCATTTGGTGGTATTGTTACTTTTTATTTGAATTGGCGTTACATTTTTGTGTTTGTGACAATTTTTGCAGTTATTGTTTTCTTTGCTGGTTTAACGGTTATTGGTAAGTATCATGAACAAAGTAAAAATAGTTTTGATTGGTTATCATTTATTGTTTTAGCCGTTTCATTTATGACTTTAACCATTGGGGTAAATCAAATTGGTAATGGTATTGCTAACCCGTTATTGTGGATTTTATTAGTGGTGACGGTTGTATTAATTGGTGGTTTTGTAAAATTATCAAAGTGGTCATCAAAAAAATTGCTTAATTTAGGAGTGTTCAAGCAAAAAGCATTTATTTATGGTGCATTAGCATATTTTTTACTTCAGTTTAATAATATCGGCATTAGTTTTGTGTTACCCAATTATATTCAAATTGTAGGAAAGCAAAGTTCATTAATTGGTGGCTTAATTTTACTTCCAGGTAGTATCATTGCGGGATTACTTAATCCATATTTTGGTAGTTTATATGATAAAAAAGGTGCACGTTTACCCCTTTATACTGGTGGATTTTTGATGGCAATTAGTTGTTTATTATTTGCTATTTTCGGTTTGAATTTAACTTCAATGTTAATTATTGTTTTCTATGGCATTATGATGTTGGGACATAGAATGGCTTTTAGTAATACAATGGCTGAAGCGCTAAAAGTAGAAAAAGGAACGTTACGTGCAGATGCAACAGCAGTTTGTCAAACTAGTCAACAACTTGCTGGTTCAGTTGGAACTACAATTTTAGCTTCAATCATGTCTATTTGGCAAAAAAGAGCTAATATACCTTATACTCTAGCAACCGCAGAAGGAAGTCGAGCAGCGTTCTGGTTTACTTTGCTGATTAGTTTAATAATTTTATTTAGTTATTGGAAAATGTTTAAAGTAGAAAAAAGTAAGACAGTTAAATAA
- a CDS encoding DNA primase family protein produces MENITPKLDQKLVDEFNNSPISLTYLKSILRNDGHERRQLLKDKSDKKDKNIILPMRTVTNILEYHIIWAVLGNDKEDWQKSALYFYNTESGIYEKDSLLIEELINTVEPQITERNIKEVKSKLRIESKRLFLTNDPNLYALGNGIFDAKKHKLLAYSPKCVFTSKIAVNYNPNAQEPRFDNWSFSKWINEDIAENKTDKIKLIWQTIKAVVNSNYSYHSAVFLIDSKKGSAGKGTFEALLENIAGPNNYATIKLNQFEKAPILATIVNKPLVIGDDNDPNRAVDSSENFKSASTGDPIVINDKFEKAYSYKPTCLIVQSLNALPVFKDNTDATYRRIRVIKFNKKYIENAKNRRVKDEYISNKELLEWIVKKAIDVKIDGVMIRTQESNEILKENQIDSDSFLQFTNDIIVPTTNGYRFKDDTYQAYKKWFEITGHQFGLETYRGFNKRMREDIGLKQSRKMRNGRKMDVWLNIQLKTDSGNLNDMDLKDLNGRENN; encoded by the coding sequence ATGGAAAATATAACACCTAAATTAGATCAAAAACTTGTAGATGAATTTAATAATTCTCCTATTAGTTTAACATACCTTAAAAGTATATTGAGAAATGATGGTCATGAGAGAAGGCAACTATTAAAAGATAAAAGCGATAAGAAAGACAAGAATATTATTTTGCCTATGAGAACAGTAACAAATATTCTTGAATACCACATTATTTGGGCTGTTTTAGGCAACGACAAAGAAGATTGGCAAAAATCGGCTTTATATTTTTACAATACTGAAAGTGGTATCTATGAAAAAGATTCATTATTGATTGAAGAATTGATAAATACAGTTGAGCCACAAATTACAGAAAGAAATATAAAAGAAGTTAAATCTAAACTTAGGATTGAGAGCAAAAGGCTTTTTCTAACAAATGACCCTAATTTATATGCTTTAGGCAATGGAATTTTTGATGCTAAAAAGCATAAGCTATTAGCATATTCCCCTAAATGTGTTTTTACATCTAAGATAGCTGTAAATTATAATCCTAATGCTCAAGAGCCCCGATTTGATAATTGGAGTTTTAGCAAGTGGATTAATGAAGATATAGCAGAAAACAAGACAGACAAAATAAAACTTATTTGGCAAACAATTAAGGCTGTAGTGAATAGTAATTATAGTTATCATTCCGCCGTTTTCTTGATTGATAGTAAAAAAGGGTCAGCAGGTAAAGGAACGTTTGAAGCATTATTAGAAAATATTGCGGGACCAAATAATTACGCAACGATTAAACTGAATCAATTTGAAAAAGCACCAATTTTAGCGACTATAGTAAACAAACCACTTGTAATAGGCGATGATAATGACCCTAACAGGGCGGTTGATTCAAGCGAAAATTTCAAAAGTGCGTCAACTGGTGACCCTATTGTTATCAATGACAAATTTGAAAAGGCTTATTCTTATAAACCTACATGCTTAATCGTTCAATCGTTAAACGCTTTACCCGTCTTTAAAGATAATACTGATGCCACATATCGGCGTATTAGAGTAATTAAATTCAACAAGAAATATATTGAAAATGCTAAAAATAGAAGGGTCAAAGATGAATACATTTCTAATAAAGAATTACTGGAATGGATTGTTAAAAAAGCGATTGATGTAAAAATTGATGGTGTAATGATTCGTACACAAGAAAGTAATGAGATTTTAAAAGAAAACCAGATAGACAGCGATTCATTTCTTCAATTTACTAATGATATTATTGTTCCTACAACCAATGGCTATAGATTTAAAGATGACACCTATCAAGCCTATAAAAAATGGTTTGAAATTACAGGTCATCAATTTGGACTTGAAACTTACAGAGGCTTTAATAAAAGGATGCGTGAAGACATTGGATTAAAACAAAGTAGAAAAATGAGAAACGGTCGCAAAATGGATGTTTGGTTAAACATTCAATTAAAAACCGATTCGGGTAATTTGAACGATATGGACTTAAAAGACTTGAATGGACGCGAAAATAATTAG
- a CDS encoding helix-turn-helix domain-containing protein translates to MNRIREIRENKKLSLKKTTELLKSNDLLTLTPDALAKYERGDRQPNEPTWQALANFFNVSVDYLKGHGYSKEHIYKCLDNAYKEPYTKDYEIEPPFTNPVLSAKEEIEKYCEQNKISIPKDTDLDFWKTNFNFIFNDKSVNRLLTTKDKYSDSDIKELIINAIFFASLSPETKRALNLMKHNS, encoded by the coding sequence ATGAATAGAATAAGAGAAATAAGGGAAAATAAAAAATTATCACTTAAGAAAACTACAGAACTTTTAAAAAGCAATGATCTTTTAACGTTAACCCCTGATGCTTTAGCTAAATACGAAAGAGGGGATAGACAGCCCAACGAACCCACGTGGCAAGCATTGGCTAACTTCTTTAATGTTTCAGTGGACTATTTAAAGGGCCATGGTTATTCAAAAGAGCATATTTATAAATGTTTGGATAATGCTTACAAAGAACCATATACCAAAGATTATGAGATTGAACCACCGTTCACTAATCCTGTGTTATCTGCTAAAGAAGAAATTGAAAAATATTGTGAGCAAAATAAAATCAGTATCCCGAAAGATACTGACTTAGATTTTTGGAAAACTAACTTCAATTTTATTTTTAATGATAAATCAGTTAATCGACTGTTAACTACTAAGGATAAATACAGCGATAGCGATATTAAAGAATTAATTATTAATGCTATTTTCTTTGCTAGTTTAAGCCCAGAAACTAAGCGAGCATTAAATTTAATGAAACACAATTCTTAA
- a CDS encoding Mur ligase family protein: protein MSFKSGIAKVAGKSSYWFLHNVLKGGTSFPGKFAMKIDPNVLNSLAKGYETVIVTGTNGKTMTTALIVEALKKKYGDVLTNPSGSNMQQGIVTAFLAHKNKHVKRKIAVLEVDEANVKMVTKLLHPSVFVLTNIFRDQMDRYGEIYTTYEKIVDGIKLAPDATIIANGDASIFSSVDLPNKKIFYGFKLPDDKKENDFKAPVNTDGVLCPKCDHILHYHERIYANLGDFFCPNCGYHRPDLTFTVNKILEQTPNSVKFQMGNKDYSINIGGTYNIYNALAAYSVARHFGLTEAEVAQAFAENKRIFGRQELIHYGGKDIDLILVKNPVGLDEVLHMLNTEKDDYSLVALLNANHADGIDTSWIWDADFEGLDRSKIKKVLVGGQRWHDMGFRLEIAGFDPGKMSTNPDDDSLIEEIKKLPTKKVYILSTYTAMLALRKKMAEKKIIKAGM from the coding sequence ATGAGTTTTAAATCAGGAATCGCTAAAGTTGCTGGAAAATCTAGTTATTGGTTTTTACACAATGTTTTAAAAGGTGGTACTAGTTTTCCTGGCAAATTTGCAATGAAAATCGATCCAAATGTTCTTAACTCTTTAGCCAAAGGTTATGAAACAGTGATTGTTACAGGTACCAATGGTAAAACTATGACAACTGCTTTGATTGTTGAAGCATTGAAGAAAAAATATGGTGACGTTTTAACTAATCCATCTGGTTCAAACATGCAACAAGGTATTGTCACAGCATTTTTAGCTCATAAAAATAAGCATGTTAAACGTAAAATCGCTGTATTAGAAGTTGATGAAGCTAACGTAAAAATGGTTACGAAATTGCTTCATCCCAGCGTCTTTGTTTTAACTAATATTTTCCGTGATCAAATGGATCGTTATGGTGAAATCTATACCACTTATGAAAAAATTGTTGATGGTATTAAACTAGCACCTGACGCTACAATTATTGCCAATGGTGACGCCAGCATCTTTTCATCAGTAGATTTACCAAATAAGAAAATTTTCTACGGTTTCAAATTGCCTGACGATAAAAAAGAGAATGATTTTAAAGCACCAGTTAATACTGATGGCGTTCTTTGTCCAAAATGTGATCATATTTTACATTATCATGAAAGAATTTACGCAAACTTAGGTGACTTCTTCTGCCCTAACTGCGGCTATCATCGTCCTGATTTAACTTTTACCGTTAACAAGATTCTTGAACAAACACCTAACAGCGTAAAATTCCAAATGGGTAATAAGGATTATTCGATTAATATTGGTGGTACCTACAATATCTATAACGCTTTAGCTGCATATTCTGTTGCTCGCCATTTTGGTTTAACTGAAGCAGAAGTTGCACAAGCATTTGCTGAAAATAAGCGAATCTTTGGCCGTCAAGAATTGATTCACTACGGCGGAAAAGACATTGATTTAATCTTGGTTAAGAATCCGGTTGGACTTGATGAAGTTCTTCATATGCTTAACACTGAAAAAGATGATTATTCATTAGTAGCTTTATTAAATGCAAACCATGCCGATGGGATTGATACTTCTTGGATTTGGGATGCAGACTTTGAAGGACTTGATCGTAGCAAGATTAAGAAAGTACTTGTTGGTGGCCAGCGCTGGCACGACATGGGATTTAGACTTGAAATCGCTGGTTTTGATCCAGGCAAGATGAGTACTAATCCAGATGATGATAGCTTGATTGAAGAAATCAAGAAATTACCAACCAAGAAGGTTTACATTCTTTCAACTTATACTGCAATGCTTGCACTTAGAAAGAAAATGGCTGAAAAGAAAATTATCAAAGCTGGTATGTAA
- a CDS encoding glucose-6-phosphate isomerase translates to MSLIKFDSSKLTPFIHENELSEMQAMVNAANEELRDGTGAGSDFRGWLNLPVDYDKEEFDRIKKAAKKIQSDSDVLICIGIGGSYLGAQAAIEFLNSNFYGKEDNGMPTVVFCGNSLSGSYLYDLIEWVGDKDFSINVISKSGTTTEPSVAFRIFKDKLIKKYGKEEAAKRIYATTDRQKGALKTEADAEGYEEFVVPDDIGGRYSVLTAVGLLPIAASGADIDELMKGAADARADYTDTDLSKATPYQYAAIRNILYRKGYTTEIVENYEPSLRMFGEWCKQLMGESEGKDQKGIWPSSANFTTDLHSLGQYIQEGLRNLFETVIRVENPRHDVKIPGDEKNLDQLNFLEGKSLNYVNDRAYEGVVLAHTDGGVPVMTINIPDQTAHTLGYMIYFFELAIAISGYLNGINPFNQPGVEAYKRNMFGLLNKPGYENLHDDLAKRL, encoded by the coding sequence ATGAGTTTAATTAAATTTGATAGTAGTAAGTTAACTCCATTTATTCATGAAAATGAATTATCTGAAATGCAAGCAATGGTTAATGCTGCTAATGAAGAATTACGTGATGGTACTGGTGCAGGCAGCGATTTCCGCGGTTGGTTAAATTTGCCAGTTGATTACGACAAAGAAGAATTTGACCGTATCAAGAAAGCAGCTAAGAAGATCCAATCAGATTCAGATGTTTTGATTTGTATTGGTATCGGTGGTTCATACCTTGGTGCACAAGCTGCAATTGAATTCTTGAATAGCAATTTCTACGGCAAGGAAGACAATGGCATGCCAACTGTTGTATTCTGTGGTAACTCACTCTCAGGTTCATACCTCTATGACCTTATTGAATGGGTAGGTGACAAGGACTTTAGTATTAACGTAATTTCTAAGTCAGGTACTACTACTGAACCATCAGTAGCATTCCGTATCTTCAAGGACAAGTTAATCAAGAAATACGGTAAGGAAGAAGCTGCTAAGAGAATTTACGCAACTACTGACCGTCAAAAGGGTGCTTTGAAGACTGAAGCTGATGCAGAAGGCTACGAAGAATTTGTAGTTCCAGATGACATTGGTGGTCGTTACAGTGTTCTTACTGCTGTTGGTTTACTTCCAATTGCTGCTTCAGGTGCTGATATTGATGAATTAATGAAGGGTGCAGCAGATGCTCGTGCTGATTACACTGATACTGATTTGTCAAAGGCTACTCCATACCAATACGCAGCAATCCGTAACATTCTTTACCGCAAGGGTTACACTACTGAAATTGTAGAAAACTACGAACCAAGTTTAAGAATGTTTGGTGAATGGTGCAAGCAATTAATGGGTGAATCAGAAGGTAAGGATCAAAAGGGTATTTGGCCATCAAGTGCTAACTTTACTACTGACCTTCACTCACTTGGTCAATACATCCAAGAAGGTTTACGTAACTTATTTGAAACTGTTATTCGTGTTGAAAATCCACGTCATGATGTTAAGATTCCAGGCGATGAAAAGAACTTGGATCAACTTAACTTCTTGGAAGGCAAGAGCTTAAACTACGTAAACGATCGTGCTTACGAAGGTGTTGTTTTGGCTCACACTGATGGTGGTGTTCCAGTTATGACTATTAATATTCCAGATCAAACTGCACATACTTTAGGTTATATGATTTACTTCTTTGAATTAGCTATTGCTATTTCAGGTTACTTGAATGGTATTAATCCATTCAATCAACCAGGTGTTGAAGCATACAAGCGTAACATGTTTGGTCTTCTTAATAAGCCAGGCTACGAAAACTTACACGACGACTTAGCTAAGCGTCTTTAA